One genomic segment of Thunnus albacares chromosome 18, fThuAlb1.1, whole genome shotgun sequence includes these proteins:
- the lhfpl2a gene encoding LHFPL tetraspan subfamily member 2a protein codes for MCHVIVTCRSMLWTLLSIVAAFGELIAFMSTDWLVGFPRTPDAVFGPHGATTAGEAYRPTLGIYGRCIKLPHLQRGILCGPYAIHFGEIASGFWQATSIFLAAGILLLCAVAFISVFTMCFQSIMKKSIFNVCGLLQGIAGLFLILGLMLYPAGWGSDKVQLYCGPDAAPYRAGLCSMGWAFYTAMGGTVLTFICAVFSAQAEIATSSDKVQEEIEEGKSLICLL; via the exons ATGTGCCATGTCATTGTCACCTGCCGCTCCATGCTGTGGACTCTGCTGAGTATTGTGGCCGCGTTCGGAGAGCTCATCGCCTTCATGAGCACTGACTGGCTGGTGGGATTCCCCCGCACACCTGATGCCGTTTTCGGCCCCCATGGGGCCACCACAGCCGGGGAGGCCTACAGGCCCACATTAGGCATCTACGGCCGCTGTATAAAACTGCCCCACCTGCAGCGTGGAATACTGTGCGGACCGTACGCGATACACTTTGGGGAGATTGCCAGCGGGTTCTGGCAGGCTACTTCTATCTTCCTGGCGGCGGGGATCCTGCTGCTCTGCGCCGTGGCGTTCATCTCGGTGTTCACCATGTGCTTCCAAAGCATCATGAAGAAGAGCATCTTCAACGTGTGTGGACTGCTGCAAGGGATCGCAG GTCTGTTTCTGATCCTGGGTCTGATGTTGTACCCCGCTGGCTGGGGTTCAGACAAGGTCCAGCTGTACTGCGGCCCCGACGCGGCTCCGTACCGGGCCGGGCTCTGCTCTATGGGCTGGGCCTTCTACACGGCCATGGGCGGCACCGTGCTCACCTTCATCTGCGCCGTCTTCTCCGCGCAGGCCGAGATCGCCACCTCCAGCGACAAGGTCCAGGAGGAGATCGAGGAGGGCAAGAGCCTGATCTGCCTCCTCTGA